One Sodalis praecaptivus DNA segment encodes these proteins:
- the flhD gene encoding flagellar transcriptional regulator FlhD: MNTSEVLKNIYGINLSYLSLAQRLIQTDKSSAMFRLGISESMAETLQKLTMAQMVKLAETNQLLCVFRFEDPKAITQLTQDSRVEDLNQIHASILLSSRLNEQLTTKAGSTPKRKS; the protein is encoded by the coding sequence ATGAATACCAGTGAAGTGCTGAAGAATATCTACGGTATCAATCTGTCTTATTTATCACTAGCGCAACGTTTGATTCAAACAGATAAATCTTCCGCGATGTTTCGATTGGGTATTAGTGAATCCATGGCGGAAACATTGCAGAAATTAACCATGGCGCAAATGGTAAAACTGGCAGAAACGAATCAGCTACTTTGCGTGTTTCGTTTTGAAGATCCGAAAGCCATTACACAGCTTACACAGGATTCACGGGTGGAAGATCTTAATCAAATACACGCCAGTATTTTATTGTCCAGTCGATTAAATGAGCAATTAACCACGAAAGCTGGCTCAACGCCTAAAAGAAAGAGTTAA
- a CDS encoding type III secretion apparatus protein OrgA/MxiK produces the protein MSVVPLDSIMYDPLTWIHPARFALPARLDGIAQRSILNGMLISLYGLSLERPALPAHSLPRQFVEAWHLLPQTALLMACQRHRASLAIGGCGAGLPDWLRQFAALPLMASRSSPTESLPSPARLLAWGRYELLAFADGLPRGLRQRLDLLFPPEEGRDDSHGLSRPSPCRLLLKLAFQHAKRHPATPDAAGLRRYIDQT, from the coding sequence ATGAGTGTCGTGCCCCTTGATAGCATTATGTACGATCCCCTGACGTGGATCCATCCGGCCCGCTTTGCGCTGCCTGCCAGGCTGGACGGCATCGCGCAGCGCTCGATACTTAACGGTATGCTGATAAGCCTGTACGGGCTCAGTCTTGAGCGTCCGGCGCTGCCCGCGCACTCTTTGCCGCGCCAGTTCGTCGAGGCGTGGCATTTGCTGCCCCAAACGGCGCTGCTGATGGCCTGTCAGCGTCATCGGGCCTCGCTCGCTATAGGCGGGTGCGGTGCCGGTTTGCCCGATTGGTTGCGACAGTTCGCCGCGCTACCGCTGATGGCATCCCGATCATCGCCCACGGAGAGCTTGCCCAGCCCGGCACGGCTGTTAGCGTGGGGGCGATATGAATTGCTGGCGTTTGCGGACGGTTTGCCCCGCGGCCTGCGCCAGCGCTTGGATCTGCTGTTCCCGCCGGAGGAGGGCCGGGATGATTCACATGGATTGTCCCGACCGTCCCCCTGTCGACTATTACTCAAACTTGCCTTTCAACATGCCAAGAGACATCCCGCTACGCCGGATGCCGCCGGTTTACGGCGGTATATTGATCAAACGTGA
- a CDS encoding EscJ/YscJ/HrcJ family type III secretion inner membrane ring protein, with product MSSASRLACGAMLIAMLSACKDEALLKSLDQVQANEVIATLQRNNIAAEKRDHGKSGYSITISKVDLPAAVDLLKTYQLPSPPRMEIARMFPGDSLVSSPRAEKARLYSAIEQRLEQSLQVLEGVVNARVHVSYDIDAGENGRTPRPVHLSALVSYEPESDPSLLIGDVKRFLKNSFAEVAYEHISVVLSRRPVPQHLPPVRQSPTAAASLNGWRLGGVGAGLALLLSAGLWWRKKRAAAMPAREMSDECRAP from the coding sequence ATGAGCAGCGCCAGCCGCCTGGCCTGCGGCGCCATGTTGATCGCCATGCTGAGCGCCTGTAAAGATGAAGCGTTGCTTAAAAGCCTCGATCAGGTGCAGGCTAACGAGGTCATTGCCACACTGCAACGCAACAATATCGCCGCTGAGAAGAGAGACCACGGCAAAAGTGGTTACAGCATTACCATTAGCAAAGTGGATTTGCCGGCGGCCGTGGATCTGTTGAAAACTTACCAGTTACCTTCGCCGCCCCGCATGGAAATCGCGCGGATGTTTCCCGGCGACTCACTGGTTTCTTCGCCGCGCGCCGAAAAGGCAAGGTTGTATTCGGCTATCGAACAGCGTCTGGAGCAATCATTGCAGGTGCTTGAGGGGGTCGTGAATGCGCGCGTTCACGTCAGCTACGATATCGACGCCGGCGAGAACGGCAGGACGCCTCGACCGGTACACCTTTCCGCGCTTGTGAGCTATGAGCCGGAAAGCGACCCCTCGCTCTTGATAGGCGATGTGAAACGTTTCTTGAAAAACAGCTTCGCCGAGGTGGCCTACGAGCATATTTCAGTCGTCCTCTCCCGCCGGCCGGTGCCGCAGCATCTACCGCCGGTGCGTCAGTCGCCCACCGCGGCGGCATCGCTGAACGGCTGGCGGCTGGGGGGCGTTGGCGCCGGTCTGGCCTTGCTGCTGTCGGCCGGTTTATGGTGGCGAAAAAAGCGGGCCGCGGCCATGCCCGCGCGCGAGATGAGCGATGAGTGTCGTGCCCCTTGA
- a CDS encoding tetratricopeptide repeat protein, translating into MTADNYIQKKNIAETLWKVVNSGAGERAMRELPEGWLTDLAGGDDNDDLHQQLENAAVFFRFLCIYDCHNPDYYIGLGAVYQLQKQYQKAADIYAVAFSMAKQDYRPVFYSGQCQALMHKKAKAKRYFQLVIDHCQQNELTRWARQSLDELSQSAGQEQHNAGLEDCP; encoded by the coding sequence ATGACCGCTGATAATTATATTCAGAAAAAAAATATTGCTGAAACATTATGGAAGGTGGTAAACAGCGGCGCCGGAGAAAGGGCTATGCGCGAGCTACCTGAAGGTTGGCTGACGGATCTTGCCGGCGGTGACGATAATGACGATCTTCATCAGCAGCTGGAAAATGCCGCGGTTTTTTTCCGCTTTCTGTGCATTTACGACTGCCATAACCCGGATTATTATATTGGCCTCGGGGCAGTCTATCAGTTACAAAAGCAGTATCAAAAGGCGGCAGATATTTATGCGGTAGCGTTTTCTATGGCGAAACAGGATTACCGACCGGTTTTTTACAGCGGCCAGTGTCAGGCGCTGATGCATAAAAAAGCCAAAGCGAAGCGCTATTTTCAATTGGTCATTGATCATTGCCAGCAAAACGAGTTGACCCGCTGGGCGCGCCAGAGCCTCGACGAACTGAGTCAATCCGCGGGTCAGGAACAGCATAATGCCGGTCTGGAAGACTGTCCCTGA
- the arsC gene encoding arsenate reductase (glutaredoxin) (This arsenate reductase requires both glutathione and glutaredoxin to convert arsenate to arsenite, after which the efflux transporter formed by ArsA and ArsB can extrude the arsenite from the cell, providing resistance.) has product MTSVTIYHNPACGTSRKTLALIRDSGIEPSVIHYLDQPPSRAQLKEMLNALGLRARDLLRSKEALYRQWGLEDAQLSEEDLIEAMLKAPILMNRPIVVTPIGTRLCRPAETVLEILPLPR; this is encoded by the coding sequence ATGACCTCAGTTACGATCTACCATAACCCCGCATGCGGCACTTCGCGCAAAACGCTGGCTTTGATCCGCGACAGCGGCATTGAACCGAGCGTGATCCACTATCTGGATCAGCCGCCCTCCCGGGCACAGCTGAAAGAGATGCTCAACGCTCTGGGACTGCGCGCCCGCGATCTATTGCGTAGCAAGGAAGCGCTTTACCGGCAATGGGGGTTGGAAGACGCGCAGCTTAGCGAGGAGGATCTCATAGAGGCGATGCTTAAGGCGCCCATTCTGATGAATCGGCCGATAGTGGTGACGCCCATCGGTACGCGGCTCTGTCGGCCGGCGGAAACGGTACTGGAAATTTTACCTTTGCCGCGCTAA
- a CDS encoding glycosyltransferase family 39 protein: protein MKRDQILLLGWCVGYAMLWTGVTFLLDPTVPYDAIEALNWAMNAEWGSPKNPWLVGLVMRPALWLSAPWLSFYWYATHFLAVALGMFGVWQLAWRLSGDRRLAWLALLALNLSGVINFDIISFNDNYLLVMLWPWLWVFFLRAAFDRPGWWLAFAVTGGLACMAKYSSLSFMFSAWMLTLLMPAIRRSYRQPAFYLAVLVWLIIVAPNGWWLWQNDFAAVKWVDSQVTPGVTLHGLSSAATVFYPLAVLAAVLIVLRARLGWPPTPQGRAALGMMVIPLGPILVWFSLHDGGRITEWLQPYMMPATALMMACVTQPPNRPLAGTLKKLLLWAPVVLAGYSAVMLLNLRGAGEKLAGIKPFSQQVNERWQRHYHQPVRFVGGDYLSQWLTFYIDDRPAVITPWSVERRPNIYTRSLRQDRLLHDGVLLLGPRGQNCGEADFSDILAPWPALSIGYREEMAFVPHPGAGAVPICLAFVPPMTPE from the coding sequence ATGAAAAGAGATCAAATTCTTCTGCTTGGCTGGTGTGTCGGCTATGCCATGCTATGGACGGGTGTCACCTTCCTGCTAGATCCCACCGTTCCTTATGATGCTATCGAGGCGCTGAATTGGGCGATGAATGCGGAATGGGGATCGCCCAAAAATCCCTGGCTGGTGGGCCTGGTCATGCGGCCGGCGCTCTGGCTGTCGGCACCCTGGTTGAGCTTTTACTGGTATGCGACGCATTTTCTGGCGGTTGCGCTGGGCATGTTTGGCGTTTGGCAACTTGCCTGGCGCCTAAGCGGCGACAGACGCCTGGCCTGGCTGGCGCTGCTGGCGCTCAACCTCAGCGGCGTCATCAATTTCGATATCATTTCCTTTAACGATAATTATCTGTTGGTCATGCTCTGGCCTTGGCTGTGGGTGTTTTTCCTACGGGCCGCCTTCGATCGCCCCGGTTGGTGGCTGGCGTTCGCCGTGACGGGGGGGCTGGCGTGCATGGCGAAATATTCCAGCCTCTCGTTCATGTTCTCGGCCTGGATGTTAACGCTGCTAATGCCGGCCATCCGTCGGAGTTATCGCCAACCGGCGTTTTATTTGGCCGTTCTGGTATGGCTTATTATTGTGGCGCCAAACGGATGGTGGTTGTGGCAAAACGACTTTGCCGCCGTTAAATGGGTGGATTCGCAGGTCACGCCCGGAGTGACGCTGCACGGGCTAAGCTCGGCAGCGACGGTGTTTTATCCGTTGGCGGTGCTCGCCGCCGTGCTCATCGTACTGCGGGCCCGTCTGGGCTGGCCACCTACCCCGCAGGGCCGGGCGGCCCTGGGAATGATGGTGATCCCGCTGGGACCTATCCTGGTGTGGTTCAGCCTTCACGACGGCGGCCGTATCACCGAATGGCTACAGCCTTACATGATGCCCGCCACGGCGCTGATGATGGCCTGCGTGACGCAACCGCCTAACCGGCCGCTGGCGGGTACGCTGAAAAAGCTGTTGCTGTGGGCGCCGGTGGTGCTGGCGGGTTACAGCGCGGTGATGCTGTTAAACCTGCGCGGTGCCGGCGAAAAATTAGCCGGCATCAAGCCCTTTAGCCAGCAGGTAAACGAACGCTGGCAGCGGCACTATCACCAGCCGGTGCGCTTTGTCGGGGGCGATTATTTATCCCAGTGGCTGACGTTCTACATTGACGACCGTCCGGCGGTGATTACCCCCTGGTCCGTGGAACGGCGGCCGAATATCTACACCCGCTCGTTGCGTCAGGATAGGTTGTTGCACGATGGCGTACTGCTGCTGGGGCCGCGCGGGCAGAACTGCGGCGAAGCGGATTTCAGCGATATACTGGCGCCCTGGCCGGCACTATCCATCGGTTATCGCGAGGAGATGGCGTTTGTGCCCCATCCCGGCGCCGGCGCCGTTCCGATTTGTCTGGCGTTTGTGCCGCCGATGACGCCGGAATGA
- a CDS encoding pyridoxal phosphate-dependent aminotransferase, producing the protein MSEFPLQAGHPALAREAVRDLRFSAIRDVANAGIGRDDILPFWFGEPDLPTPAFICAAAQAALTAGDTFYTPNLGEPALREALAHSLSRLHQPVSAERIVVTSSGVSALMLTAQALYSPGDRVVVVTPVWPNLVEIPRILGVQVEEVALELRPDEQGIARWHLSLETLLHALTPDCRALVINSPNNPSGWVMPAAQQAQILAHCRRHGIWIVSDEVYSRIVYDGPPDRCAPSFLDIADPNDRLVVINSFSKSWLMTGWRLGWVVAPPALMHELGKLIEYNSSCAPGFVQKAGLVAVNQGEALRQETVARFQASRDYLYQRLGSLAEVEVPLPQGAMYLFFRVHGLNDSLTFCKALVAEAGVGLAPGSAFGEAGEGCLRWCIASASKKLEQGADRFSRFLRHSAWRS; encoded by the coding sequence ATGTCAGAGTTTCCTTTACAGGCCGGACACCCGGCCTTGGCGCGCGAAGCGGTGCGCGATTTGCGCTTCTCCGCTATTCGCGACGTCGCCAACGCCGGCATCGGCCGCGACGATATTTTGCCGTTCTGGTTCGGCGAGCCGGATTTGCCGACGCCGGCATTTATTTGCGCGGCGGCGCAGGCGGCGTTGACCGCCGGCGACACCTTTTATACGCCGAACTTAGGCGAGCCGGCTTTGCGTGAGGCGCTGGCACACTCCCTTTCGCGGCTGCACCAGCCGGTCAGTGCAGAGCGGATCGTTGTGACCTCTTCCGGGGTATCCGCGCTGATGCTGACCGCCCAAGCGCTGTATAGCCCCGGGGATCGGGTGGTGGTGGTGACGCCGGTATGGCCAAACCTGGTGGAAATCCCGCGCATTCTCGGCGTGCAGGTGGAGGAGGTCGCGCTTGAGCTGCGGCCGGACGAGCAGGGCATCGCCCGTTGGCATCTCTCACTGGAAACGTTATTGCACGCCTTGACGCCCGATTGCCGGGCGCTGGTGATCAATTCCCCCAACAACCCCAGCGGCTGGGTGATGCCGGCGGCGCAACAGGCGCAGATATTGGCGCACTGTCGGCGGCACGGTATCTGGATCGTCTCCGATGAGGTCTATAGCCGCATTGTGTATGACGGCCCCCCCGATCGCTGCGCGCCGTCATTCCTTGATATTGCCGATCCTAACGACAGGCTGGTGGTCATCAATAGTTTCTCCAAAAGTTGGCTGATGACCGGCTGGCGGCTGGGTTGGGTGGTCGCGCCGCCGGCGCTGATGCATGAATTAGGCAAACTGATTGAATATAACAGCAGTTGCGCCCCCGGTTTCGTGCAAAAAGCCGGCCTGGTCGCGGTAAACCAGGGCGAGGCGTTGCGCCAGGAGACGGTGGCCCGCTTTCAGGCTTCCCGCGACTATCTCTATCAGCGGCTCGGCTCGCTGGCGGAAGTCGAAGTACCGCTGCCCCAGGGCGCCATGTACCTCTTTTTCCGCGTACACGGCCTAAACGACAGCTTAACATTTTGTAAAGCGCTGGTGGCCGAGGCCGGCGTCGGGCTGGCGCCAGGCAGCGCATTCGGTGAAGCGGGCGAAGGCTGCCTGCGCTGGTGTATTGCCAGCGCGAGCAAAAAGCTGGAACAGGGCGCCGATCGCTTTAGCCGGTTCCTGCGCCACTCGGCCTGGCGGAGCTGA
- a CDS encoding EscU/YscU/HrcU family type III secretion system export apparatus switch protein, with amino-acid sequence MSNKTEKPTPKRLRDAAKKGQTFKSRDAIIACTMLCGVAWLTSFTSLESLMDFYRQLVAGNFSLSLSAYRNALVLLALRLLLPIIAIGIAASALPLLLQTGFLLATRAFKLNFQALNPARGIKKIFSLRTAKDGVKAMLYLGGFAMALVIVWRSQRQLLFAQLFANPQDIVTIWRQLLMSLVLTCLLCIVCVMILDAIADYFLHLRDLKMDKQEIKREMKEQEGDPEIKHRRREAHMEILSEQTQSDIKGSQLIIANPTHLAVGIYHNPELTPVPFISVLARNQRALAVRAYAKKVGVPVIEDVKLARRIYHTHHLYSFVKINELDEVLRLLSWLQDVENAGHYDYAKENDE; translated from the coding sequence ATGAGCAATAAAACCGAAAAGCCGACGCCTAAACGCCTGCGCGACGCCGCGAAAAAAGGGCAAACGTTTAAATCCCGCGATGCCATCATCGCCTGCACGATGCTCTGCGGCGTCGCTTGGCTAACCTCCTTTACCTCGCTGGAGAGCCTAATGGATTTTTATCGCCAACTGGTGGCCGGCAATTTTTCGTTATCTCTGAGCGCCTACCGCAACGCGCTAGTGCTTCTCGCCCTGCGGCTGCTGCTGCCGATCATAGCGATAGGGATTGCGGCGTCGGCGCTGCCGTTGCTGCTGCAAACCGGCTTTCTGCTGGCGACCCGGGCGTTCAAGCTCAATTTCCAGGCCCTCAATCCCGCCCGCGGGATTAAGAAAATATTTAGCCTGCGTACCGCGAAAGACGGCGTAAAAGCGATGCTCTATCTGGGGGGATTCGCTATGGCGCTGGTGATCGTCTGGCGCAGTCAGCGGCAATTACTCTTTGCGCAGCTGTTTGCCAATCCGCAGGACATCGTGACCATCTGGCGACAATTGCTTATGTCGCTGGTACTTACCTGCTTGTTGTGTATCGTCTGCGTAATGATCCTTGACGCTATTGCCGACTACTTTTTGCACCTGCGCGATCTTAAAATGGATAAGCAGGAGATTAAGAGGGAGATGAAAGAGCAGGAAGGAGACCCGGAGATAAAACATCGCCGCCGCGAAGCCCACATGGAGATCTTATCTGAACAGACCCAATCCGATATTAAAGGATCGCAATTGATTATTGCCAATCCCACTCATCTCGCTGTGGGCATTTATCATAATCCAGAACTGACCCCTGTGCCGTTTATCTCGGTGCTGGCGCGTAATCAACGGGCGCTGGCCGTGCGCGCCTATGCGAAAAAGGTCGGCGTGCCGGTAATTGAAGATGTGAAATTGGCCCGACGGATTTACCATACCCATCACCTCTATTCTTTTGTCAAGATTAACGAGCTTGACGAGGTGCTCAGGTTATTAAGCTGGTTACAAGATGTAGAAAATGCCGGGCATTATGATTATGCAAAAGAGAATGATGAATAG
- a CDS encoding PrgH/EprH family type III secretion inner membrane ring protein has product MMNKKNELGLLCRDGLVLRLLNGSLKGCEYFLSAPITLFVAGGEGQTGPRHEPPSLPPETIFIPRHQGGVNFEIVIATAAPHKSVLRVLKDDGIRETPLVANRVLTAGPQALAVRAAAAAWDAAILDYCETPTPVAPARWRRRGVLALMSLIALLGAGYLLRYDIVTGHEDVATLGRHLAGDNGKFHLLPGKDGSLYMLADSERDAAWGRQSLVRHTSAAAVKVLSCNDERRRVHAWLERYYPWLGFHRIHIDDPSAPELILSRQRAVLSPAEQDRLSEALLEMLPYARQISFGQLDDDAVVRDAENGLRQLAIGYQRVDHPNSVTFVINGALEDGERQRIRRYVEAFQQRWSSNYVQFAVDLKDDPLAGKSFSYGQQNFVKPNAGHWHFTPSSSNR; this is encoded by the coding sequence ATGATGAATAAAAAAAACGAACTTGGGTTGCTGTGCCGGGACGGTCTCGTATTACGCTTGCTGAACGGTTCGCTTAAAGGATGCGAATATTTCCTTAGCGCACCCATAACGTTATTTGTTGCCGGTGGCGAGGGGCAGACCGGCCCACGTCATGAACCGCCTTCCCTGCCGCCGGAGACCATTTTCATTCCGCGTCATCAGGGCGGCGTCAATTTTGAAATTGTCATTGCTACCGCCGCGCCGCACAAAAGCGTGCTGCGCGTTTTAAAGGATGACGGTATCCGCGAAACACCCCTGGTCGCCAATCGGGTGTTGACCGCCGGCCCGCAGGCGCTGGCGGTCAGAGCGGCGGCGGCGGCGTGGGATGCGGCGATTCTGGACTATTGCGAGACGCCAACGCCGGTCGCGCCGGCGCGATGGCGCCGCAGGGGCGTACTGGCTCTGATGTCGCTGATAGCCCTGCTTGGCGCGGGTTATCTGCTGCGGTACGACATCGTTACGGGTCATGAGGATGTCGCGACCTTGGGCAGGCATCTTGCCGGTGACAACGGTAAGTTCCATCTTTTGCCCGGCAAGGACGGGAGCCTGTATATGCTGGCCGACAGTGAGCGTGATGCCGCCTGGGGCCGCCAGTCGCTGGTGCGCCACACCTCTGCCGCCGCGGTGAAGGTGCTGAGCTGTAACGACGAGCGCAGGCGGGTGCATGCCTGGCTGGAACGGTACTATCCCTGGCTGGGTTTTCATCGCATCCACATCGACGATCCGTCCGCGCCGGAGCTGATTCTCAGCCGACAGCGTGCCGTGCTCTCCCCGGCGGAGCAGGATCGATTGAGCGAGGCGCTATTGGAAATGTTGCCTTATGCGCGGCAGATCTCGTTCGGGCAGTTGGACGACGACGCTGTGGTGCGCGACGCCGAAAACGGCTTGAGACAGCTGGCGATCGGCTATCAGCGCGTCGATCATCCCAACAGCGTCACCTTCGTGATAAACGGTGCGCTGGAGGACGGCGAGCGCCAGCGAATCCGCCGCTATGTGGAGGCCTTCCAGCAGCGGTGGAGCAGCAACTATGTGCAGTTCGCCGTCGACCTTAAGGACGACCCGCTGGCGGGAAAATCTTTTTCCTACGGCCAGCAGAATTTTGTCAAACCCAACGCCGGCCACTGGCATTTCACCCCATCGTCATCCAACAGATAA
- a CDS encoding winged helix-turn-helix domain-containing protein — translation MLKKYIINDIIEFNADECVLVYINTGDAIPLTLSASRLLEYFVNSGGIILTRESLLENVWSKYGLTASGNNLNQYVSVLRRTLAGLGINNFIDTLPKVGFKLNPAVTISLPPGAEMEGESPPTDIDGFPAPVEPAPPLAAGHQRGAKRNHQRHLALFGGLALMIILGVLSYSFWSTSGAVAAHTITLPASGKCQITFMRDLPEAARARRLQEINAIIKENDRVCDKEKRVYFVSEKDNDPASFGRTLLSLCHIGGKQENISCENFYYYNRKTS, via the coding sequence GTGCTTAAAAAGTATATTATCAATGATATCATTGAATTTAACGCAGATGAATGTGTCCTCGTCTATATCAACACGGGCGATGCGATTCCGCTCACGCTGTCCGCCTCGCGTTTGCTGGAGTATTTCGTCAATTCCGGCGGCATCATTCTTACTCGCGAATCTCTACTGGAAAATGTGTGGAGCAAATACGGCCTCACCGCCTCCGGCAATAACCTGAATCAATATGTCAGCGTACTGCGGCGCACCCTGGCGGGGCTTGGCATCAATAACTTTATTGATACCCTGCCCAAGGTGGGATTCAAATTGAATCCGGCGGTCACCATTAGCCTGCCGCCGGGGGCGGAGATGGAGGGGGAGTCGCCGCCGACCGACATTGACGGGTTCCCTGCTCCCGTCGAACCTGCGCCGCCGCTCGCGGCCGGTCATCAGCGCGGGGCGAAGCGCAATCATCAACGCCATTTGGCCTTATTCGGCGGGCTGGCATTGATGATCATACTTGGCGTGCTGAGCTATTCCTTTTGGTCGACCTCGGGCGCAGTGGCCGCCCATACCATCACGCTTCCCGCCTCGGGAAAATGCCAGATCACCTTTATGCGGGATTTACCTGAGGCGGCTCGCGCCCGCAGGTTGCAAGAAATAAATGCCATTATTAAGGAAAATGACAGGGTTTGTGACAAGGAGAAGCGCGTCTATTTCGTCAGTGAGAAGGACAATGACCCCGCCAGTTTCGGCCGCACGCTGCTCTCGCTATGCCATATCGGCGGTAAGCAGGAAAATATCAGCTGTGAGAATTTCTATTATTACAACCGGAAAACGTCATGA
- the yajD gene encoding HNH nuclease YajD produces MAYIPKNYARLENGYREKALKLFPWVCGRCSREFTYSNLRELTVHHIDHDHGNNPEDGSNWEMLCLYCHDHEHEKYTEASLYGSTVVAGEDAQRDVGMATHNPFANLKAMMKK; encoded by the coding sequence ATGGCTTATATTCCAAAAAATTATGCCCGGCTGGAAAACGGCTATCGTGAAAAAGCGTTGAAGCTGTTTCCCTGGGTTTGTGGCCGTTGCAGCCGCGAGTTTACCTATTCCAACTTGCGCGAGCTGACGGTGCATCATATCGATCACGACCACGGCAACAATCCCGAGGACGGCAGCAATTGGGAGATGTTGTGCCTGTATTGCCACGACCATGAGCATGAGAAATACACTGAGGCAAGCCTGTACGGCTCGACGGTGGTCGCGGGCGAGGATGCGCAGCGGGACGTGGGGATGGCGACCCACAACCCCTTTGCCAATCTGAAGGCCATGATGAAGAAATAG
- a CDS encoding FidL-like protein: MKYKRVIVIALAVVVAAGALLHFLSAGEDLFNPSRQIDCKAFTVNNLDDGNQRFRFSLNVRARLFGKGEGTLYYEGYANHNGSDSYFARTVYLSHAQRVGKDTYRYQIDNVVKSPLDQTQEAVFDEFWSENTADKNVLLLSVTPLAPNTYLFGSAFSPQFTCIAQ, translated from the coding sequence ATGAAGTATAAACGCGTTATTGTGATTGCATTGGCGGTCGTTGTTGCCGCCGGCGCACTGTTGCACTTTCTCAGCGCAGGCGAAGACCTTTTTAACCCATCGCGGCAGATTGATTGTAAAGCGTTCACGGTGAATAACCTCGATGATGGTAACCAGCGGTTTAGGTTCTCCCTGAATGTGCGGGCGCGGTTATTCGGTAAAGGGGAGGGCACTTTGTATTATGAAGGGTATGCCAATCATAACGGTAGTGACAGTTATTTCGCCCGCACGGTGTATCTAAGCCATGCGCAGCGGGTGGGGAAAGATACCTACCGTTATCAAATCGACAATGTGGTTAAATCGCCGCTAGACCAAACTCAGGAAGCGGTCTTCGATGAATTTTGGAGTGAGAATACCGCCGACAAAAATGTGCTTTTGTTGTCGGTGACGCCGCTTGCGCCTAACACTTACCTTTTCGGCAGCGCCTTTTCTCCCCAGTTTACCTGCATCGCGCAATAA
- a CDS encoding phosphotransferase enzyme family protein: MAAEQYDSLDDDAIVRLAHQALAAFPWLTPRRVSLFCRSENATLRVIDQHNQGYALRIHRPNYHSLADIRSELCWLQALQAAGIAVPQARLQQDGLPVVSLRAANGQTRYAVLFDWIEGAVLQSDVDSVRDTDFVVLGEITARLHQQSRQWMLPAEFSRLTWDHASMVGAKGHWGHWRSVPGLRPEDCALIEHCMSRTADALRRYGQSPARFGLIHADLRLTNVMRYRDETRVIDFDDCGFGWYLHDLAAAVSFVEHHPAAPEWVAGWLEGYQRHCPLGEEDKAVLPALFMQRRIQLLAWVGSHAETEQARSLGPQWVDETLRLCRRYRDNAGLPIGAG; the protein is encoded by the coding sequence ATGGCCGCCGAACAGTACGACAGTCTGGACGATGACGCGATCGTCCGTCTTGCCCATCAAGCGCTCGCCGCCTTTCCTTGGCTGACGCCACGGCGCGTGAGTCTGTTTTGTCGCTCCGAAAACGCCACATTGCGCGTCATTGATCAGCATAATCAAGGCTATGCGCTGCGCATCCATCGGCCGAATTACCATTCATTAGCGGATATCCGCAGTGAACTCTGCTGGCTGCAAGCGCTACAGGCCGCCGGCATTGCGGTGCCACAGGCCAGGCTGCAACAGGACGGCCTGCCCGTGGTCTCCCTGCGCGCCGCTAACGGGCAGACCCGCTATGCGGTTTTATTTGACTGGATTGAAGGCGCGGTGTTGCAAAGCGATGTCGACAGCGTGCGCGACACCGATTTCGTGGTGCTGGGCGAAATTACCGCCCGCTTGCACCAGCAAAGCCGGCAATGGATGCTGCCGGCCGAATTTAGCCGCCTAACCTGGGATCATGCTTCGATGGTCGGGGCGAAAGGACACTGGGGACACTGGCGATCGGTGCCCGGCCTGCGCCCGGAAGATTGCGCGCTCATTGAGCACTGCATGAGCCGGACGGCGGACGCCCTGCGACGTTACGGGCAATCTCCCGCGCGTTTTGGGCTGATCCACGCCGATTTACGGCTGACCAATGTCATGCGGTACCGGGATGAAACGCGGGTGATTGACTTCGACGACTGTGGCTTCGGCTGGTATTTACACGATCTGGCGGCGGCAGTCAGCTTCGTCGAACACCACCCCGCCGCGCCGGAATGGGTTGCGGGCTGGTTAGAAGGCTATCAACGCCACTGCCCGCTTGGCGAGGAGGATAAGGCGGTGCTGCCGGCGCTGTTCATGCAGCGGCGTATTCAACTGTTGGCGTGGGTAGGCTCCCATGCCGAGACCGAGCAGGCACGCTCCCTGGGGCCGCAATGGGTTGACGAAACGCTGCGTCTATGCCGCCGATATCGGGATAACGCTGGGCTACCGATAGGCGCCGGTTAA